The following coding sequences are from one Gemmatimonadales bacterium window:
- a CDS encoding ATP-dependent DNA helicase RecQ produces the protein MTPLGTRIERARDVLQARFGFPDFRPGQLRAVRAALAGRSALVVLPTGGGKSLCYQIPALVLDGLTVVVSPLISLMQDQVDAARSRGIWAAALTSASAPAARAQTLADAERGALKLLYLAPERLMTGEIIGALRRIRPCLLAVDEAHCVSEWGQDFRPAYRKIGLVRLALGKPPTLALTATATRTVRDDIVASLRLGLVERIVGSFDRPNLFLAVRRVRNEEERRRELLALLRPYRGPSIVYVPTRRLAERWARSLLHAGVDAVPYHAGLEHMVRRALQDRFTADRIECVVATTAFGLGIDKANVRRVVHLGLATSLEAYYQEAGRAGRDGKRARCEVLWTMGDLRLQRMIIPEARKLDPLVRYLTAFGCRRAELLRHFDEPVARCGGCDRCETWKRWFGRRREAGPALSSAR, from the coding sequence GTGACGCCGCTCGGCACGCGCATCGAACGGGCCCGGGACGTGCTCCAGGCCCGTTTCGGCTTTCCGGACTTCCGGCCCGGCCAGCTCCGGGCGGTGCGCGCCGCCCTCGCCGGGCGGAGCGCCCTCGTGGTCCTGCCGACCGGGGGAGGGAAGTCGCTCTGCTACCAGATCCCGGCCCTGGTGCTGGACGGCCTCACGGTCGTCGTCTCCCCGCTGATCTCGCTGATGCAGGACCAGGTGGACGCGGCCCGCTCGCGCGGCATCTGGGCCGCCGCGCTCACCAGCGCCTCCGCGCCCGCCGCGCGGGCCCAGACGCTGGCCGACGCCGAGCGCGGCGCGCTGAAGCTGCTGTACCTGGCGCCCGAGCGGCTGATGACCGGCGAGATCATCGGGGCCCTGCGGCGCATCCGGCCGTGCCTGCTGGCGGTGGACGAGGCGCACTGCGTCTCGGAGTGGGGCCAGGACTTCCGTCCCGCGTACCGGAAGATCGGCCTGGTACGGCTCGCGCTCGGCAAGCCGCCGACGCTCGCCCTGACCGCCACGGCGACCCGCACCGTGCGCGACGACATCGTCGCCTCGCTGCGCCTGGGCCTGGTCGAGCGGATCGTCGGCAGCTTCGACCGCCCGAACCTGTTTCTCGCCGTGCGCCGCGTCCGGAACGAGGAGGAGCGGCGTCGCGAGCTCCTGGCCCTGCTGCGGCCGTATCGCGGGCCCTCGATCGTCTACGTGCCGACCCGCCGTCTCGCCGAGCGGTGGGCCCGGAGCCTGTTGCACGCCGGCGTGGACGCCGTGCCCTACCACGCGGGGCTCGAGCACATGGTGCGGCGGGCGCTGCAGGACCGCTTCACGGCCGACCGCATCGAGTGCGTGGTCGCGACGACGGCCTTCGGCCTCGGGATCGACAAGGCCAACGTCCGCCGCGTCGTCCACCTCGGCCTCGCCACCAGCCTCGAGGCCTACTACCAGGAGGCAGGCCGCGCGGGCCGGGACGGCAAGCGGGCCCGCTGCGAGGTGCTGTGGACGATGGGCGACCTGCGGCTGCAGCGGATGATCATCCCGGAGGCCCGCAAGCTCGACCCGCTGGTGCGCTATCTCACCGCGTTCGGCTGCCGCCGCGCGGAGCTGCTGCGGCACTTCGACGAGCCGGTCGCCCGCTGCGGCGGCTGCGACCGGTGCGAGACGTGGAAGCGGTGGTTCGGGCGGAGGCGGGAGGCGGGCCCCGCCCTGTCGTCCGCCCGGTGA
- a CDS encoding enoyl-CoA hydratase/isomerase family protein, producing MAPSEAKGRKTRPIGTAEPRVLVDVSDGIATLTLNRADKRNAIDRRMIGELKAALTRCDLSADIRVVALRGAGKDFCAGLDLPELLASADLTPEENERRAMELGELFLMLREMPKVSVAVVVGRALAGGCGLATACDMVVARAGAQLGYPEIQRGFVPAMVMTMLRRSVGEKAAFDLAATGRLVSAEEAERIGLISRLVPAEDFDVRVTTLLAQLAVSSPSALALTKRQLHQIGDLGFEAGVTLGARVNSIARATPEFRKSLETFLDK from the coding sequence ATGGCACCATCTGAGGCGAAGGGGAGGAAGACCCGGCCGATCGGGACGGCGGAGCCGCGCGTCCTGGTGGACGTGAGCGACGGCATCGCGACGCTCACCCTGAACCGGGCGGACAAGCGCAACGCGATCGACCGGCGGATGATCGGCGAGCTGAAGGCCGCGCTCACCCGGTGCGATCTGTCCGCCGACATCCGGGTCGTCGCGCTGCGCGGGGCCGGCAAGGACTTCTGCGCCGGCCTCGACCTCCCGGAGCTGCTCGCCTCCGCCGACCTCACCCCGGAGGAGAACGAGCGCCGCGCCATGGAGCTGGGCGAGCTGTTCCTGATGCTGCGCGAGATGCCCAAGGTCTCCGTGGCCGTCGTCGTGGGGCGGGCGCTGGCCGGCGGCTGCGGCCTGGCGACCGCGTGCGACATGGTGGTCGCCAGGGCCGGGGCGCAGCTCGGGTACCCCGAGATCCAGCGGGGCTTCGTGCCGGCGATGGTGATGACGATGTTGCGGCGCTCGGTGGGCGAGAAGGCCGCCTTCGACCTGGCCGCGACCGGCAGGCTGGTGTCGGCGGAGGAGGCCGAGCGGATCGGCCTGATCTCGCGGCTCGTGCCGGCCGAGGACTTCGACGTGCGCGTGACGACGCTCCTGGCGCAGCTCGCGGTGTCCTCGCCCTCCGCGCTCGCCCTGACCAAGCGGCAGCTGCACCAGATCGGGGACCTGGGCTTCGAGGCGGGCGTGACCCTCGGCGCGCGGGTCAACTCGATCGCGCGGGCCACGCCGGAGTTCCGCAAGTCGCTCGAGACGTTCCTCGACAAGTGA
- a CDS encoding acyclic terpene utilization AtuA family protein, translating to MTVRVASGQGFWGDWLEAPVRQVEGGPIDYLMMDFLAEVTMSILQKQKARNPSHGYARDVVPLLERILPAVVARGIRVTTNAGGVNPEGCAAAIAAAARSLGLGGRLKVGVVTGDDLLPRLDELLTKGVALADMDTGRPLGEIRRDVLSANAYLGAWPVVQALAAGADVVVTGRVTDTGLTLAPLIHRFGWGAEAWDLLAAGTIAGHIIECGAQCSGGNYLAGWPGVPELEDVGYPIVEAGSDGSFVVTKHPGTGGAVTVASVTEQLVYEMGDPREYITPDCVADFTTIRLAQEAADRVRVSGVRGRPATDRLKVSIAYAAGYKAVGTLVYAWPDALAKAREADRVLRARLERLGLRFDEMLTEFVGWNATHGPLAGAPAPDLPEVQLRFGVRAAGREPVERFTRELAPLILNGPPSVTGFAGGRPKVEEIVAYWPALVPKAEVRPEVKVIAA from the coding sequence GTGACCGTTAGAGTCGCGTCCGGTCAGGGCTTCTGGGGCGACTGGCTCGAGGCGCCCGTGCGCCAGGTCGAGGGCGGTCCGATCGACTATCTGATGATGGACTTCCTCGCCGAAGTGACGATGTCCATTCTTCAGAAGCAGAAGGCCCGCAACCCGTCCCACGGCTACGCGCGCGACGTGGTGCCGCTGCTGGAGCGCATCCTGCCCGCCGTCGTCGCGCGCGGCATCCGGGTGACCACCAACGCGGGGGGCGTGAACCCCGAGGGGTGCGCCGCCGCGATCGCGGCGGCCGCCCGCTCGCTGGGCCTGGGCGGCCGGCTCAAGGTCGGTGTGGTCACGGGCGACGACCTGCTGCCGCGGCTGGACGAGCTGCTGACCAAGGGGGTCGCCTTGGCCGACATGGACACCGGGCGGCCGCTCGGCGAGATCCGCCGCGACGTGCTGTCGGCGAACGCCTACCTGGGCGCGTGGCCGGTCGTGCAGGCCCTGGCGGCGGGCGCCGACGTCGTCGTGACCGGGCGCGTGACCGACACCGGGCTCACGCTCGCCCCGCTGATCCACCGCTTCGGCTGGGGCGCGGAGGCCTGGGACCTGCTGGCCGCGGGCACGATCGCGGGTCACATCATCGAGTGCGGCGCGCAGTGCTCGGGCGGCAACTACCTCGCCGGCTGGCCCGGGGTGCCGGAGCTGGAGGACGTCGGCTATCCCATCGTCGAGGCGGGATCCGACGGCTCGTTCGTGGTCACCAAGCACCCGGGTACCGGCGGGGCGGTGACGGTGGCGAGCGTGACGGAGCAGCTGGTCTACGAGATGGGGGACCCGCGGGAGTACATCACGCCCGACTGCGTCGCCGACTTCACGACCATCCGGCTGGCCCAGGAGGCGGCCGACCGCGTGCGCGTGAGCGGCGTGCGCGGCCGCCCGGCGACCGACCGGCTGAAGGTCTCGATCGCGTACGCCGCCGGCTACAAGGCGGTGGGGACGCTGGTGTACGCCTGGCCGGACGCGCTCGCCAAGGCCCGGGAGGCGGACCGCGTGCTGCGCGCGCGGCTGGAGCGCCTCGGGCTCCGGTTCGACGAGATGCTCACCGAGTTCGTGGGCTGGAACGCGACGCACGGCCCGCTCGCCGGCGCGCCGGCGCCGGACCTGCCGGAGGTGCAGCTCCGCTTCGGCGTGCGCGCCGCGGGGCGGGAGCCGGTGGAGCGGTTCACCCGCGAGCTGGCGCCCCTGATCCTCAACGGGCCGCCGAGCGTGACCGGGTTCGCCGGCGGGCGTCCCAAGGTGGAGGAGATCGTCGCGTACTGGCCGGCGCTGGTGCCGAAGGCCGAGGTCCGGCCCGAGGTGAAGGTGATCGCCGCGTGA